From the genome of Raphanus sativus cultivar WK10039 unplaced genomic scaffold, ASM80110v3 Scaffold3784, whole genome shotgun sequence, one region includes:
- the LOC108834816 gene encoding MLP-like protein 28 produces the protein MAEASSLVGIIETTVEVKSSPEKVHGMFVGKHRIPSASPSLVQGFELHEGEIGQVGAIVTWNYFHDGEARVMKERIESIDPENNRATYRVLEGDLMNEYKSFLITFQVTPNEGEPGSILHWHFEYEKISEEVAHPETLLQFAVEVSKEIDAHLMSEE, from the exons ATGGCAGAAGCATCAAGTTTGGTCGGGATCATTGAGACAACCGTGGAGGTAAAATCTTCGCCGGAGAAGGTGCATGGCATGTTTGTCGGGAAACACCGTATCCCCTCTGCTTCTCCATCCTTAGTTCAGGGCTTTGAGCTGCACGAAGGCGAAATTGGCCAAGTTGGTGCTATCGTAACCTGGAATTACTTTCACG ATGGGGAGGCAAGAGTAATGAAAGAGAGGATCGAGTCAATAGACCCGGAGAACAATCGGGCCACGTACAGGGTGTTAGAGGGTGATTTAATGAACGAGTACAAGAGTTTCTTGATCACCTTTCAAGTGACCCCTAATGAAGGTGAACCTGGAAGTATTTTACATTGGCACTTTGAGTACGAGAAAATTAGTGAGGAGGTGGCTCACCCTGAGACTCTCCTCCAGTTTGCCGTCGAGGTCTCCAAAGAGATCGATGCACATCTCATGTCCGAAGAATAG